In one Phycisphaerales bacterium genomic region, the following are encoded:
- a CDS encoding HD domain-containing protein produces the protein MSDPNTRREIARRAASMMYAREEHEYFTAKRKAARQILGADRVQDLPSNREIRDEIQLLADMLEGESRGRELAAMRIEALRLMRALDQWKPRLIGSVLTGHVRKGSDIDLHVFTDSLGLLEDALAALGLEYSVEHKRVLKHNEQRVFTHIHVPGLGERGQYTAELTVYTADKSNYPFRSSITGKTMERAGIAELEALLRETAPDFEERMDRAAEHADVWELYRLLLLPLEKVKQSAKYHPEGDALYHALQVFQLARNVRGYDEEFLLAALLHDVGKAIDPHDHVGAGVEALEGSVTERTLWLVEHHMEAHEYRAGTLGHRARRRLAESEWLEDVLLLSEADQAGRQRGVIVPTIDEALEYIQGLNE, from the coding sequence ATGTCAGACCCGAATACCCGCAGGGAGATCGCGCGTCGCGCCGCGTCCATGATGTACGCGCGCGAGGAGCACGAGTACTTCACCGCCAAGCGCAAGGCCGCGCGGCAGATCCTCGGCGCCGACCGCGTCCAGGACCTCCCCAGCAACCGCGAGATCCGCGACGAGATCCAGCTGCTCGCCGACATGCTCGAGGGCGAGAGCCGCGGGCGCGAGCTGGCTGCCATGCGCATCGAGGCCCTCCGCCTCATGCGGGCACTCGACCAGTGGAAGCCCCGCCTTATCGGCAGCGTGCTTACGGGCCACGTCCGCAAGGGCTCCGACATCGACCTGCACGTCTTCACCGACTCGCTCGGACTGCTCGAGGACGCCCTCGCCGCCCTCGGCCTGGAGTACTCCGTCGAGCACAAGCGCGTCCTCAAGCACAACGAGCAGCGCGTGTTCACCCACATCCACGTGCCCGGCCTGGGCGAGCGGGGCCAGTACACCGCAGAGCTCACCGTCTACACCGCCGACAAAAGCAACTACCCCTTCCGCAGCTCCATCACCGGCAAGACCATGGAACGCGCCGGCATCGCCGAGCTCGAGGCGCTGCTCCGCGAGACCGCCCCCGACTTCGAAGAACGCATGGACCGCGCCGCCGAGCACGCCGACGTCTGGGAGCTCTACCGCCTCCTGCTCCTGCCGCTCGAGAAGGTCAAGCAGAGCGCCAAGTACCACCCCGAGGGTGACGCCCTGTACCACGCGCTGCAGGTCTTCCAGCTCGCCCGCAACGTGCGCGGCTACGACGAGGAGTTCCTGCTGGCCGCGCTGCTGCACGACGTGGGCAAGGCCATCGACCCGCACGACCACGTCGGCGCCGGCGTCGAAGCCCTCGAGGGCTCCGTCACCGAGCGCACGCTCTGGCTCGTCGAGCACCACATGGAAGCCCACGAATACCGCGCCGGCACCCTGGGCCACCGCGCCCGCCGACGCCTCGCCGAGAGCGAGTGGCTCGAGGACGTCCTGCTCCTCAGCGAGGCCGACCAGGCCGGCCGCCAACGCGGCGTCATCGTGCCGACCATCGACGAGGCGCTGGAATACATCCAGGGGCTCAACGAGTGA
- a CDS encoding ABC-F family ATP-binding cassette domain-containing protein: MPPVLTAQAISKTYGHHTLFSGIGLVLQDRERLALIGPNGSGKSTLLKLLAGMETADEGSIVLRKGLRAAYVSQMDRFPEGATVLSAVCDGLKSITLPHVHDDHERELHAELTLRRLGFEELGLGDDFLHAEAARLSGGQRKRLSIIRELAKEPDILLLDEPTNHLDVEGIRWLEEILDSAQFAWVAVTHDRAFLENTATRIVELSRAYPGGTFGVQGNYSEFLRRKQEFLEGQARQEASLANMVREDLRWLGRKAQARRTKAKSRAASAHSRIAELAELKARNAPQRAAAVDFGGTDRKTQKLLQAHAISKSLGGRTLFRDLNVILSPGQKLGLMGPNGSGKSTLIKVLTGELASDAPSPEAVQAAKDANLPSGVPPPGEIRRADNLRVVLFSQHRTELDPSKTLRDTLSPADSVIYQGRVLHVNTWAAMFLFDQQQMKAPIRALSGGEQARVHIARLMLEPADVLILDEPTNDLDIATLEVLETSLEEFPGALVLVTHDRAMVADLATQVLALDGKGGAKYYASYDQWEDAQELEELEAKARVQEAQAAARGTSPPSPSNAASASGAAPAASKKKLSYKEQRELEQIEPAIEKAEAEVARLEALVNDAGGDHKRVQQLYVELGEAQARVAALYERWGELSG; encoded by the coding sequence ATGCCCCCAGTCCTCACCGCCCAAGCCATCTCCAAGACCTACGGCCACCACACGCTCTTCTCGGGGATCGGGCTGGTGCTGCAGGACCGCGAGCGGCTGGCGCTGATCGGGCCCAACGGGAGCGGCAAGTCGACGCTGCTGAAGCTGCTGGCGGGGATGGAGACGGCCGACGAGGGGTCGATCGTGCTGCGGAAGGGGCTGCGGGCGGCGTACGTGTCGCAGATGGACCGCTTCCCGGAGGGGGCGACAGTGCTCTCGGCGGTGTGCGATGGGCTCAAAAGCATCACACTGCCGCACGTGCACGATGACCATGAGCGCGAGCTGCACGCGGAGCTGACGCTGCGCCGGCTGGGGTTCGAGGAGCTGGGGTTAGGTGACGACTTCCTGCACGCGGAGGCAGCGCGCCTGTCGGGCGGGCAGCGCAAGCGGCTGTCGATTATCCGCGAGCTGGCGAAGGAGCCGGACATCCTGCTGCTGGACGAGCCCACGAACCACCTCGACGTTGAGGGCATCCGGTGGCTTGAAGAGATCCTCGACTCGGCCCAGTTCGCGTGGGTTGCGGTGACGCACGACCGGGCGTTTCTGGAGAACACGGCCACGCGGATCGTGGAGCTGAGCCGTGCGTACCCGGGCGGGACGTTCGGGGTGCAGGGCAACTACAGCGAGTTCCTGCGGCGGAAGCAGGAGTTCCTGGAGGGGCAGGCGCGGCAGGAGGCGTCGCTGGCGAACATGGTGCGGGAGGACCTGCGGTGGCTGGGGCGCAAGGCGCAGGCGCGGCGGACCAAGGCGAAGAGCCGCGCGGCGTCGGCGCATTCGCGGATCGCGGAGCTCGCGGAGCTGAAGGCGCGGAACGCGCCGCAGCGGGCCGCGGCGGTGGACTTTGGCGGCACGGACCGCAAGACGCAGAAGCTGCTGCAGGCGCACGCGATCAGCAAGAGCCTGGGCGGGCGGACGCTGTTCAGGGACCTCAACGTCATCCTGTCGCCGGGGCAGAAGCTGGGGCTGATGGGTCCCAACGGCAGCGGCAAGTCGACGCTGATCAAGGTGCTGACGGGGGAGCTGGCGAGCGATGCGCCCAGCCCAGAGGCGGTGCAGGCCGCGAAGGACGCGAACCTGCCCAGCGGCGTGCCGCCGCCGGGGGAGATCAGGCGGGCGGACAACCTGCGCGTCGTGCTCTTCAGCCAGCACCGCACGGAGCTGGACCCGAGCAAGACGCTGCGGGACACGCTGAGCCCGGCGGACTCGGTGATCTATCAGGGGCGGGTGCTGCACGTGAACACGTGGGCGGCGATGTTCCTGTTCGACCAGCAGCAGATGAAGGCGCCGATCCGGGCGCTCAGCGGCGGCGAGCAGGCGCGGGTGCACATCGCGCGGCTGATGCTGGAGCCCGCGGATGTGCTGATCCTGGACGAGCCGACGAACGACCTGGACATCGCGACGCTGGAGGTGCTGGAGACGTCGCTGGAGGAGTTCCCGGGGGCGCTGGTGCTGGTGACGCACGACCGGGCGATGGTGGCGGACCTGGCGACGCAGGTGCTGGCGCTGGATGGGAAGGGCGGGGCGAAGTACTACGCGAGCTACGACCAGTGGGAGGATGCGCAGGAGCTGGAGGAGTTGGAGGCGAAGGCGCGGGTGCAGGAGGCGCAGGCGGCCGCGCGTGGGACATCTCCACCGTCCCCTTCGAATGCTGCGAGCGCGAGCGGCGCTGCGCCAGCTGCTTCGAAGAAGAAGCTGAGCTACAAGGAGCAGCGGGAGCTGGAGCAGATCGAGCCGGCGATCGAGAAGGCGGAGGCGGAGGTCGCGCGGCTGGAGGCGCTGGTGAACGATGCGGGCGGGGACCACAAGCGGGTGCAGCAGCTGTATGTGGAGCTGGGGGAGGCGCAGGCGAGGGTGGCGGCGCTGTATGAGCGGTGGGGGGAGTTGAGCGGGTGA
- a CDS encoding amino acid permease, with protein MTATTSGTNEARRDLPRTIGTFGALGIMLGTIIGSGIFRTPSEIAQHLSSPVVMLLMWAVGGLLSLFGALTFTELAVVFPRSGGLYNFLYHGLGRSTAFVFGWTYMLISKPFAAGAISTIFAQYLHLNSHYAAFAVRRLGMPEGYTTVWAEPAAVCAVLIALTALNARGMRLGAGAGVVVTSLKVAALVSMCLFAVVVPGGDAANFAPADEVPKSLLLALAPVMAAVLWTYEGWADVGAVAGEVKDPQRTLPRVNVLGTLLAVGLYIAINAAYFYVLPIEQVRASTSVAGDVMAKLLGPAGGVLLTAMVVVSTLGSTHASIITGARVTFAQSQDRLLFRFLSRVHPRYETPHVSLWLQCALSCTAVLFFRDFATLAGGFVFTIWIFYGLAAFSVIRLRVTRPELERPYRTPWYPVVPVLFILSAVGMTVLEVVASAGRLRAGEAVWWETSLLWIVVLLAGYPVFYVWDRWWNSRPTFV; from the coding sequence ATGACGGCCACCACGAGCGGCACCAATGAAGCGCGACGCGACCTGCCCCGCACCATCGGGACCTTTGGGGCACTGGGCATCATGCTGGGCACGATCATCGGCAGCGGGATTTTTCGCACGCCGTCGGAGATTGCGCAGCACCTCTCGAGCCCGGTGGTGATGCTGCTGATGTGGGCGGTGGGCGGGCTGCTGTCGCTGTTCGGGGCGCTGACGTTCACGGAGCTGGCGGTGGTGTTCCCGCGGTCGGGCGGGCTGTACAACTTCCTGTACCACGGGCTGGGGCGGAGCACGGCGTTCGTCTTCGGCTGGACGTACATGCTGATCAGCAAGCCTTTCGCCGCGGGGGCGATCTCGACGATCTTCGCGCAGTACCTGCACCTGAACTCGCACTACGCGGCGTTCGCGGTGCGGCGCCTGGGTATGCCGGAGGGGTACACCACGGTGTGGGCGGAGCCCGCGGCGGTGTGCGCGGTGCTGATTGCGCTGACCGCGCTCAACGCGCGGGGGATGCGGCTGGGGGCGGGCGCGGGCGTGGTAGTGACATCACTCAAGGTGGCGGCGCTCGTTTCAATGTGTCTGTTCGCGGTGGTGGTGCCCGGTGGGGACGCGGCGAACTTTGCGCCGGCGGATGAGGTTCCCAAGAGCCTGCTGCTGGCGCTGGCGCCGGTGATGGCGGCGGTGCTTTGGACGTACGAGGGGTGGGCGGATGTCGGCGCGGTGGCGGGGGAGGTGAAGGACCCGCAGCGGACGCTGCCGCGGGTGAACGTGCTGGGGACGCTGTTGGCGGTGGGGTTGTACATCGCGATCAACGCGGCGTACTTCTACGTGCTGCCGATCGAGCAGGTGCGGGCGAGCACGTCGGTGGCGGGCGATGTGATGGCGAAACTGCTGGGGCCGGCGGGGGGCGTGCTGCTCACCGCCATGGTGGTGGTGTCGACGCTGGGCTCGACGCACGCGTCGATCATCACGGGGGCGCGGGTGACGTTCGCCCAATCGCAGGACCGGCTCCTGTTCCGGTTCCTGTCGCGGGTGCACCCGAGGTACGAGACGCCGCACGTATCGCTGTGGCTTCAGTGTGCGCTGTCGTGCACGGCGGTGCTGTTCTTCAGGGACTTCGCAACGCTGGCGGGCGGGTTCGTGTTCACGATCTGGATCTTCTACGGGCTGGCGGCGTTCTCGGTGATCAGGCTGCGGGTGACGCGCCCGGAGCTGGAGCGGCCGTACCGCACACCGTGGTACCCGGTGGTGCCGGTGCTGTTCATCCTGTCGGCGGTGGGAATGACGGTGCTGGAGGTGGTCGCGTCGGCGGGGCGGCTGCGGGCGGGGGAGGCGGTGTGGTGGGAGACGTCGCTGCTGTGGATCGTGGTGCTGCTGGCGGGGTACCCGGTGTTTTACGTGTGGGACAGGTGGTGGAACTCGCGCCCTACGTTTGTGTGA
- a CDS encoding aquaporin: MNKLLAEGFGAFCLTLAGTAAITAGVDHVGICLTFGLVVMVMIYAIGDVSGAHMNPAVTLGFVLARRMPGGQAVGYIVAQVLGALLASIIVRAWYQGHPTIGANVAVGDGSLIWRPLIAEVVLTFILMFVILCVSTGPKEKGITAAIAVGGTIALDALFGGPISGASMNPARSIGPGVIATIWPAKNQLAEVAGVTLRTPLESLWVYLLGPIAGAALAVPFFKAVTGTTTAPASEFSR; the protein is encoded by the coding sequence ATGAACAAGCTCCTCGCTGAAGGCTTCGGCGCGTTCTGTCTCACCCTCGCCGGCACCGCCGCCATCACCGCCGGCGTCGATCACGTCGGCATCTGCCTCACTTTCGGGCTGGTGGTGATGGTCATGATCTACGCCATCGGCGACGTCTCCGGCGCCCACATGAACCCCGCCGTCACACTCGGCTTTGTTCTCGCCCGCCGCATGCCCGGCGGTCAGGCCGTCGGCTACATTGTCGCGCAGGTTCTCGGCGCCCTGCTCGCCTCCATCATCGTCCGCGCCTGGTACCAGGGCCACCCGACCATCGGCGCCAACGTCGCCGTGGGCGATGGCTCGCTCATCTGGCGCCCGCTCATCGCCGAGGTCGTCCTCACCTTCATCCTCATGTTCGTCATCCTCTGCGTCTCCACCGGCCCCAAGGAGAAGGGCATCACCGCAGCCATCGCCGTGGGCGGCACCATCGCCCTCGATGCCCTCTTCGGCGGCCCCATCTCGGGCGCCTCCATGAACCCCGCCCGCAGCATCGGGCCCGGCGTGATCGCCACGATCTGGCCCGCGAAGAACCAGCTCGCCGAAGTCGCCGGCGTCACCCTGCGCACGCCCCTCGAATCGCTCTGGGTCTACCTGCTCGGCCCCATCGCGGGCGCTGCCCTGGCGGTGCCCTTCTTCAAGGCGGTGACCGGCACCACCACCGCACCCGCCTCGGAGTTCTCGCGGTGA
- a CDS encoding arsenate reductase ArsC — MSKPLRVVFVCVENSCRSQMAQGFARALGGNAVEAYSAGSRPSGKVNATAIQVMAELGPAFAIDHHASKSLADLPPVDFDAAVTMGCGDACPMLRCKRRVDWQIPDPKHMPLEEFRQVRDRIRTEVQQLLASL, encoded by the coding sequence GTGAGCAAGCCCCTCCGCGTCGTCTTCGTCTGCGTCGAGAACAGCTGCCGCAGCCAGATGGCCCAGGGCTTCGCCCGCGCCCTGGGCGGCAACGCCGTTGAAGCCTACAGCGCCGGCTCTCGCCCCTCGGGTAAGGTGAACGCAACCGCCATCCAGGTCATGGCCGAGCTCGGCCCCGCGTTCGCCATCGACCACCACGCGTCCAAGTCCCTCGCGGACCTCCCGCCCGTCGACTTCGACGCCGCCGTCACCATGGGCTGCGGCGACGCCTGCCCCATGCTGCGCTGCAAGCGCCGCGTCGATTGGCAGATCCCCGACCCCAAGCACATGCCCCTCGAAGAGTTCCGCCAGGTCCGCGACCGCATCCGCACGGAGGTCCAGCAGCTTTTGGCATCGCTCTGA
- the ruvX gene encoding Holliday junction resolvase RuvX translates to MRYIAIDIGDKRTGVAVGDSETLIVSPAEVLEVPIQQNGGADLLAAVLRAVASVCGAWQKCELVVGLPLNMDGSEGPQAKKVREFGARVAEATKRVVHYQDERLTSADADWSMAQSGLTHGGKKARRDALAAAAILRDFLAQRGRGEGEGT, encoded by the coding sequence GTGAGATACATTGCGATCGACATCGGGGACAAGCGCACGGGGGTCGCGGTTGGGGATTCGGAGACGCTGATCGTGTCGCCGGCGGAGGTGCTGGAGGTGCCCATCCAGCAGAACGGGGGCGCGGACCTTCTGGCGGCGGTGCTGCGGGCGGTGGCCAGCGTGTGCGGGGCCTGGCAGAAGTGCGAGCTGGTGGTGGGGCTGCCGCTCAATATGGACGGCAGCGAGGGGCCGCAGGCGAAGAAGGTGCGCGAGTTCGGCGCGCGGGTGGCCGAGGCGACGAAGCGCGTGGTGCACTACCAGGATGAGCGGCTGACGAGCGCGGACGCGGACTGGTCGATGGCGCAGTCGGGGCTGACGCACGGGGGGAAGAAGGCGCGGCGGGATGCGCTGGCCGCGGCGGCGATTCTGCGCGACTTCTTGGCGCAGCGCGGGCGGGGGGAGGGCGAAGGGACGTAA
- a CDS encoding VOC family protein: protein MEKQQERPGEIDAGVRIGHVHLKVSDLERSLAFYCGVLGFKLMQRFGTQAAFVSAGGYHHHIGLNTWESKGGKAPARGSTGLYHAAILYPSRAALAVALKRLVDAGVELDGAADHGVSEALYLHDPDENGLELYWDRPVEQWPRDAEGGINMYTRPLDVAKLLAEAAGARA from the coding sequence TTGGAGAAGCAGCAGGAGCGACCGGGTGAGATCGACGCGGGCGTGCGAATCGGGCACGTGCACCTGAAGGTGAGCGACCTGGAGCGGTCGCTGGCGTTTTACTGCGGGGTGCTGGGGTTCAAGCTGATGCAGCGGTTCGGAACGCAGGCCGCGTTCGTGTCGGCGGGCGGGTACCACCACCACATCGGGCTGAACACGTGGGAGAGCAAGGGTGGAAAGGCTCCGGCGCGGGGCTCGACCGGGCTGTATCACGCGGCCATTCTGTACCCCTCGCGGGCGGCGCTGGCGGTGGCGCTCAAACGGCTGGTGGACGCGGGCGTGGAGCTCGACGGCGCGGCCGATCACGGCGTGAGCGAGGCGCTGTACCTGCACGACCCGGACGAGAACGGGTTGGAGCTGTACTGGGATCGGCCGGTGGAGCAGTGGCCGCGGGATGCGGAGGGCGGGATCAACATGTACACGCGCCCGCTGGATGTGGCGAAGCTGCTGGCGGAAGCGGCCGGAGCACGGGCGTGA